The following proteins come from a genomic window of Triticum aestivum cultivar Chinese Spring chromosome 6A, IWGSC CS RefSeq v2.1, whole genome shotgun sequence:
- the LOC123128835 gene encoding putative FBD-associated F-box protein At5g53635 isoform X1, with protein MLNKTAASGKGHFGDLTDDLLRHVLSFLPAADALQTCVLDTGWRDHWRRTTSLPLIFDQSSFPSSERFKQLVKLFIHIRGNSPLDKCKIVACLDDVEERTYTNTILLIEYALKCQVKELLLSVAVDKDFEFEPLILDAPLISQHLKILHLERFELKRSTLNFSRCSVLEELEMQDCNIDARRISSKSLKRLCITDFCSFPMKFHIRIFAPGLISLQLDNFDGLTPSLEYMPSLETAYVWLHNSCYDSCHSNRQNCEYEDCSCHAYPVDEGVLLHGLSNAVNLELVGDTYFELFIYRWDLECCPIFDKLKTLSLNEWFTTIDLPCILQHSPVLEVLTLQLGSTEKFVRATGAEEKIEQSFVCSHLKVVNIECRKVDEGVHKILKFLSKCGILRDQISITHRFSFQKPMRPLPRSTTEPGGLSSFHP; from the exons ATGCTCAACAAGACCGCGGCGAGCGGCAAGGGTCACTTCGGCGACCTCACCGACGACCTCCTCCGGCACGTCTTGTCCTTTCTGCCTGCTGCTGATGCCCTGCAGACTTGCGTGCTCGACACTGGGTGGCGTGACCATTGGAGGCGCACCACCAGCCTGCCCCTCATCTTTGACCAGTCGAGTTTCCCGAGCTCTGAACGTTTCAAACAGCTGGTGAAGCTCTTCATCCACATCCGTGGGAACTCACCTCTCGACAAGTGCAAGATTGTTGCCTGTCTCGATGACGTGGAGGAGCGCACATACACAAATACCATTCTGTTGATCGAGTACGCTCTGAAGTGCCAAGTTAAGGAGCTCCTACTCAGTGTTGCTGTTGACAAAGACTTTGAGTTTGAGCCACTAATACTTGATGCGCCTCTCATCTCTCAGCACTTGAAGATCCTACACCTTGAGCGGTTTGAATTAAAACGCTCCACTCTGAATTTCTCGCGCTGCTCGGTATTGGAGGAACTAGAGATGCAAGATTGCAACATTGATGCACGCAGGATATCTTCCAAATCGCTAAAGCGTCTCTGCATTACCGACTTTTGTTCCTTCCCTATGAAGTTTCACATTCGGATATTTGCTCCGGGTCTTATCTCACTGCAACTTGATAATTTTGATGGCTTGACCCCTTCACTTGAATACATGCCATCTCTAGAAACAGCTTATGTTTGGCTTCACAATAGTTGCTATGATTCTTGTCATAGTAACCGGCAGAACTGTGAGTATGAGGACTGTAGCTGTCATGCTTATCCAGTTGATGAGGGTGTGCTTCTCCATGGTTTGTCCAATGCTGTGAATTTGGAGTTGGTAGGCGATACTTATTTCGAACTG TTTATCTATAGATGGGATTTAGAATGCTGCCCCATATTTGACAAACTAAAGACTCTATCACTCAATGAGTGGTTTACGACTATTGACCTACCGTGCATTCTCCAACACTCTCCAGTTCTTGAGGTGCTCACTCTTCAGCTTGGTAGCACTGAG AAATTCGTTAGAGCAACAGGAGCAGAAGAAAAGATAGAGCAATCATTTGTATGCTCGCACCTTAAGGTTGTCAACATTGAATGTAGAAAGGTCGATGAGGGAGTTCACAAAATTCTGAAGTTCTTGAGTAAATGTGGCATACTTCGTGATCAAATTAGCATCACTCACC GTTTCAGTTTCCAGAAGCCTATGCGTCCCTTGCCTCGGTCTACCACGGAACCAGGCGGACTCTCCAGTTTCCACCCGTGA
- the LOC123128835 gene encoding FBD-associated F-box protein At5g18780 isoform X2 — protein sequence MLNKTAASGKGHFGDLTDDLLRHVLSFLPAADALQTCVLDTGWRDHWRRTTSLPLIFDQSSFPSSERFKQLVKLFIHIRGNSPLDKCKIVACLDDVEERTYTNTILLIEYALKCQVKELLLSVAVDKDFEFEPLILDAPLISQHLKILHLERFELKRSTLNFSRCSVLEELEMQDCNIDARRISSKSLKRLCITDFCSFPMKFHIRIFAPGLISLQLDNFDGLTPSLEYMPSLETAYVWLHNSCYDSCHSNRQNCEYEDCSCHAYPVDEGVLLHGLSNAVNLELFIYRWDLECCPIFDKLKTLSLNEWFTTIDLPCILQHSPVLEVLTLQLGSTEKFVRATGAEEKIEQSFVCSHLKVVNIECRKVDEGVHKILKFLSKCGILRDQISITHRFSFQKPMRPLPRSTTEPGGLSSFHP from the exons ATGCTCAACAAGACCGCGGCGAGCGGCAAGGGTCACTTCGGCGACCTCACCGACGACCTCCTCCGGCACGTCTTGTCCTTTCTGCCTGCTGCTGATGCCCTGCAGACTTGCGTGCTCGACACTGGGTGGCGTGACCATTGGAGGCGCACCACCAGCCTGCCCCTCATCTTTGACCAGTCGAGTTTCCCGAGCTCTGAACGTTTCAAACAGCTGGTGAAGCTCTTCATCCACATCCGTGGGAACTCACCTCTCGACAAGTGCAAGATTGTTGCCTGTCTCGATGACGTGGAGGAGCGCACATACACAAATACCATTCTGTTGATCGAGTACGCTCTGAAGTGCCAAGTTAAGGAGCTCCTACTCAGTGTTGCTGTTGACAAAGACTTTGAGTTTGAGCCACTAATACTTGATGCGCCTCTCATCTCTCAGCACTTGAAGATCCTACACCTTGAGCGGTTTGAATTAAAACGCTCCACTCTGAATTTCTCGCGCTGCTCGGTATTGGAGGAACTAGAGATGCAAGATTGCAACATTGATGCACGCAGGATATCTTCCAAATCGCTAAAGCGTCTCTGCATTACCGACTTTTGTTCCTTCCCTATGAAGTTTCACATTCGGATATTTGCTCCGGGTCTTATCTCACTGCAACTTGATAATTTTGATGGCTTGACCCCTTCACTTGAATACATGCCATCTCTAGAAACAGCTTATGTTTGGCTTCACAATAGTTGCTATGATTCTTGTCATAGTAACCGGCAGAACTGTGAGTATGAGGACTGTAGCTGTCATGCTTATCCAGTTGATGAGGGTGTGCTTCTCCATGGTTTGTCCAATGCTGTGAATTTGGAGTTG TTTATCTATAGATGGGATTTAGAATGCTGCCCCATATTTGACAAACTAAAGACTCTATCACTCAATGAGTGGTTTACGACTATTGACCTACCGTGCATTCTCCAACACTCTCCAGTTCTTGAGGTGCTCACTCTTCAGCTTGGTAGCACTGAG AAATTCGTTAGAGCAACAGGAGCAGAAGAAAAGATAGAGCAATCATTTGTATGCTCGCACCTTAAGGTTGTCAACATTGAATGTAGAAAGGTCGATGAGGGAGTTCACAAAATTCTGAAGTTCTTGAGTAAATGTGGCATACTTCGTGATCAAATTAGCATCACTCACC GTTTCAGTTTCCAGAAGCCTATGCGTCCCTTGCCTCGGTCTACCACGGAACCAGGCGGACTCTCCAGTTTCCACCCGTGA
- the LOC123128835 gene encoding uncharacterized protein isoform X3, translating into MLNKTAASGKGHFGDLTDDLLRHVLSFLPAADALQTCVLDTGWRDHWRRTTSLPLIFDQSSFPSSERFKQLVKLFIHIRGNSPLDKCKIVACLDDVEERTYTNTILLIEYALKCQHLKILHLERFELKRSTLNFSRCSVLEELEMQDCNIDARRISSKSLKRLCITDFCSFPMKFHIRIFAPGLISLQLDNFDGLTPSLEYMPSLETAYVWLHNSCYDSCHSNRQNCEYEDCSCHAYPVDEGVLLHGLSNAVNLELVGDTYFELFIYRWDLECCPIFDKLKTLSLNEWFTTIDLPCILQHSPVLEVLTLQLGSTEKFVRATGAEEKIEQSFVCSHLKVVNIECRKVDEGVHKILKFLSKCGILRDQISITHRFSFQKPMRPLPRSTTEPGGLSSFHP; encoded by the exons ATGCTCAACAAGACCGCGGCGAGCGGCAAGGGTCACTTCGGCGACCTCACCGACGACCTCCTCCGGCACGTCTTGTCCTTTCTGCCTGCTGCTGATGCCCTGCAGACTTGCGTGCTCGACACTGGGTGGCGTGACCATTGGAGGCGCACCACCAGCCTGCCCCTCATCTTTGACCAGTCGAGTTTCCCGAGCTCTGAACGTTTCAAACAGCTGGTGAAGCTCTTCATCCACATCCGTGGGAACTCACCTCTCGACAAGTGCAAGATTGTTGCCTGTCTCGATGACGTGGAGGAGCGCACATACACAAATACCATTCTGTTGATCGAGTACGCTCTGAAGTGCCAA CACTTGAAGATCCTACACCTTGAGCGGTTTGAATTAAAACGCTCCACTCTGAATTTCTCGCGCTGCTCGGTATTGGAGGAACTAGAGATGCAAGATTGCAACATTGATGCACGCAGGATATCTTCCAAATCGCTAAAGCGTCTCTGCATTACCGACTTTTGTTCCTTCCCTATGAAGTTTCACATTCGGATATTTGCTCCGGGTCTTATCTCACTGCAACTTGATAATTTTGATGGCTTGACCCCTTCACTTGAATACATGCCATCTCTAGAAACAGCTTATGTTTGGCTTCACAATAGTTGCTATGATTCTTGTCATAGTAACCGGCAGAACTGTGAGTATGAGGACTGTAGCTGTCATGCTTATCCAGTTGATGAGGGTGTGCTTCTCCATGGTTTGTCCAATGCTGTGAATTTGGAGTTGGTAGGCGATACTTATTTCGAACTG TTTATCTATAGATGGGATTTAGAATGCTGCCCCATATTTGACAAACTAAAGACTCTATCACTCAATGAGTGGTTTACGACTATTGACCTACCGTGCATTCTCCAACACTCTCCAGTTCTTGAGGTGCTCACTCTTCAGCTTGGTAGCACTGAG AAATTCGTTAGAGCAACAGGAGCAGAAGAAAAGATAGAGCAATCATTTGTATGCTCGCACCTTAAGGTTGTCAACATTGAATGTAGAAAGGTCGATGAGGGAGTTCACAAAATTCTGAAGTTCTTGAGTAAATGTGGCATACTTCGTGATCAAATTAGCATCACTCACC GTTTCAGTTTCCAGAAGCCTATGCGTCCCTTGCCTCGGTCTACCACGGAACCAGGCGGACTCTCCAGTTTCCACCCGTGA